The proteins below come from a single Holdemania massiliensis genomic window:
- a CDS encoding MATE family efflux transporter, producing the protein MKEKQDLTTGNVSKTLILFALPMLLANLLQSFYSIVDMLVIGRIVGETGLAAISNASMISFIINSICIGVTMGGTVLVAQFKGANDEQGQSETVGTLFTISLIASLIVTILGLLVYQPLFRLLNVPAVSMKDACEYMQIICYGTVFVFGYNAVCSIMKGFGDSKSPLYFIAIATLVNIVLDVILVGSLGMGTKGAAYATIFSQGASLLISIIHLKRNNFIFDFKVRHFAIKREMLIVILKVGLPTAIQMVVVNISYLMITGMLNHFGVAVAAASGVGLKVNTFAGMPCSAIGQAVTAMVGQNMGANHIERVKKTTEIGMYFNIMITLIVILFVQIFARQVIMLFNPVNQEVIEDGILYLRICCGINSLIYAVMYTFDSFAIGIGSANVAMINALLDAVIVRLPVSWLLAFIVNIGFSGVYIGQAVSPLLPAIVGLFYFKSRVWESKRLINHSENEK; encoded by the coding sequence ATGAAAGAAAAACAGGATTTAACAACAGGAAATGTATCGAAAACGTTAATCCTATTTGCCCTTCCTATGCTCCTTGCTAATCTATTACAATCCTTTTACAGTATTGTCGATATGTTGGTTATTGGCAGAATTGTAGGAGAAACAGGGCTTGCCGCCATCAGTAATGCATCTATGATAAGTTTTATCATCAATTCAATTTGTATTGGCGTTACCATGGGCGGCACTGTATTAGTTGCCCAATTTAAAGGAGCGAATGACGAACAAGGACAAAGTGAAACAGTCGGAACACTATTTACAATATCCCTCATCGCTTCGCTGATCGTTACCATTTTAGGATTACTCGTATATCAGCCTCTTTTTAGGCTGCTAAATGTACCCGCCGTTTCGATGAAGGACGCTTGCGAATATATGCAAATTATTTGCTATGGCACTGTATTTGTCTTTGGCTATAATGCTGTTTGTTCCATTATGAAAGGCTTTGGGGATTCCAAAAGTCCACTTTATTTTATCGCAATAGCGACACTTGTAAACATTGTGCTGGACGTCATCTTGGTTGGATCTTTGGGCATGGGGACAAAAGGCGCGGCTTATGCTACCATTTTCTCACAAGGAGCTTCCCTTTTAATTTCAATCATTCATTTAAAAAGAAACAACTTTATCTTTGATTTTAAGGTACGACACTTTGCGATTAAACGAGAAATGCTAATCGTTATTTTAAAAGTAGGATTGCCTACGGCTATTCAGATGGTAGTTGTCAATATTTCTTATCTTATGATCACCGGTATGCTCAATCATTTTGGTGTGGCGGTGGCTGCCGCATCTGGCGTTGGATTGAAAGTCAACACATTTGCGGGTATGCCCTGTTCGGCAATCGGGCAGGCCGTTACAGCTATGGTTGGGCAGAATATGGGCGCAAATCATATAGAACGCGTCAAAAAGACAACAGAAATAGGAATGTACTTCAATATTATGATTACACTGATCGTAATCCTATTTGTTCAAATATTTGCCAGACAAGTCATTATGCTGTTTAACCCAGTAAACCAGGAAGTGATTGAAGACGGCATACTGTATTTAAGAATATGTTGCGGAATAAACAGCTTGATTTATGCAGTTATGTATACATTTGACTCCTTTGCCATTGGTATTGGCTCCGCCAATGTTGCTATGATAAATGCCCTTTTAGATGCGGTCATCGTCCGGCTTCCTGTAAGCTGGCTGTTGGCTTTCATCGTGAATATCGGATTTTCAGGTGTCTATATCGGACAAGCTGTTTCCCCGCTTTTACCCGCTATCGTTGGTTTGTTCTATTTCAAAAGCCGAGTTTGGGAAAGTAAAAGGCTGATAAACCATTCCGAAAATGAGAAATAG
- a CDS encoding DegV family protein, producing the protein MIRLISDSSTLYSIEEGKALPCDITPLCVTINGKTYREYEDIDAEAFLNLIKAGYIPSSSQPSMGELVELFEKYPEDEILVISMADGLSGTYQTAEAARLHTEHPERIHVVNSQTLCGPHRYLVDLAARLIHEGTQIEEILDTLQTKIATSLSFLLPQDFSYLKRGGRCTPMAAAMGGLLKLQPIMIQAEEGRRLEKFGVGRSFDAAIKSVLGHLEEHVQKARVQISVSHAFNKEQAEKILAKVKDRFPEAECVLYDLSCAFITQGGPRCIAIQSIEL; encoded by the coding sequence ATGATTCGTTTAATTTCTGATTCTTCCACATTGTATTCCATTGAAGAAGGCAAGGCGCTGCCCTGCGACATCACCCCGCTGTGCGTCACCATCAACGGCAAAACTTACCGTGAATATGAAGACATCGATGCCGAAGCTTTTCTGAATCTGATCAAAGCTGGCTACATTCCTTCCTCTTCGCAGCCTTCGATGGGCGAACTGGTCGAGCTGTTTGAAAAATATCCGGAGGATGAAATTCTTGTCATTTCTATGGCCGATGGTTTATCCGGCACCTACCAGACAGCTGAGGCTGCCCGGCTGCATACCGAACATCCTGAACGGATTCATGTCGTGAACTCTCAGACCCTGTGCGGACCGCATCGTTATCTTGTTGATTTAGCCGCACGGCTGATTCACGAAGGCACGCAGATCGAAGAAATTCTGGATACGCTGCAAACGAAGATCGCAACGAGCCTTTCGTTTTTATTGCCGCAGGATTTCAGTTATCTCAAGCGCGGCGGTCGGTGCACGCCGATGGCAGCCGCGATGGGCGGACTGTTAAAACTGCAGCCGATCATGATTCAGGCTGAGGAAGGAAGACGGTTAGAAAAGTTCGGTGTTGGCCGCAGCTTTGATGCCGCAATCAAATCCGTTCTGGGTCATCTGGAAGAACATGTTCAAAAAGCCCGTGTTCAGATCAGCGTATCTCATGCTTTCAACAAAGAACAGGCAGAGAAAATTCTGGCGAAGGTCAAAGATCGTTTTCCTGAAGCTGAATGTGTTCTGTATGACTTATCCTGTGCGTTCATCACTCAGGGTGGACCGCGGTGCATCGCGATTCAGTCGATTGAATTGTAA
- a CDS encoding TIGR01212 family radical SAM protein (This family includes YhcC from E. coli K-12, an uncharacterized radical SAM protein.), with protein MKTNNPFIYSDDNKRYHTWNYYLRHQFGKKVAKVPLDGGFTCPNRDGTCGTGGCTFCTRSGSGEFAGDRAEPLLSQYAKGQAMMRHKWPDADFIPYFQAYTNTYGPLSKIQDCLIPFLDRPEVAAIAIATRADCLEQEKIDWLAQCCAKKEIWLELGVQSVHDRTARQIHRGHDYAQVVETVTRLARTPLKICVHLINGLPGEDAAMMLETACQINQLPIHAVKLHMLHLMQDTQLADTYMQQPFPLLTRDEYVAIVVDQLERLRPEIIIQRLTGDGAGEALIAPEWTKKKTIVLNEIDKRMANLNTWQGKLVSNGR; from the coding sequence ATGAAGACCAATAATCCCTTTATCTATTCCGATGACAACAAGCGTTATCATACCTGGAACTATTATCTGCGCCATCAATTCGGAAAAAAGGTGGCCAAAGTTCCGTTAGACGGCGGCTTCACCTGTCCTAACCGCGACGGTACCTGCGGTACAGGCGGCTGTACGTTCTGCACCCGCTCTGGCAGCGGAGAGTTTGCCGGAGATCGGGCTGAACCGCTGCTGAGCCAATATGCTAAAGGTCAGGCAATGATGCGTCATAAATGGCCGGACGCCGACTTTATCCCTTATTTTCAAGCCTATACCAACACCTATGGCCCCCTCAGCAAAATTCAGGACTGTCTTATCCCGTTCTTAGACCGGCCGGAAGTCGCAGCCATTGCGATTGCCACCCGCGCTGACTGTCTTGAACAGGAGAAAATTGACTGGCTCGCCCAGTGCTGTGCAAAGAAGGAAATCTGGCTGGAGCTTGGCGTTCAGAGTGTTCATGACCGCACTGCCCGGCAGATCCACCGTGGTCATGACTATGCCCAAGTCGTTGAAACCGTTACCCGCTTAGCCCGCACGCCGCTTAAAATCTGCGTTCATCTGATCAACGGACTGCCGGGTGAAGACGCTGCGATGATGTTGGAGACCGCATGTCAGATCAATCAGCTGCCGATCCATGCCGTCAAGCTTCACATGCTTCATCTGATGCAGGATACGCAGCTGGCTGACACATACATGCAGCAACCCTTCCCACTTTTGACACGCGATGAATACGTCGCGATCGTCGTGGATCAGCTGGAACGGCTGCGTCCGGAAATCATCATCCAGCGGCTGACCGGCGACGGCGCTGGTGAAGCGCTGATCGCTCCGGAATGGACAAAGAAAAAGACAATCGTCCTCAATGAAATTGACAAG
- a CDS encoding helix-turn-helix domain-containing protein, with translation MEINVTLDVMLAKRKMSVTELSQRIGITMANVSILKNGKAKGIKFDTLCKICDVLDCQPGDLLEFKRED, from the coding sequence ATGGAAATCAATGTTACTTTAGATGTCATGCTTGCCAAACGCAAAATGAGCGTCACTGAATTGTCGCAGCGCATCGGCATCACCATGGCTAATGTATCCATCTTGAAAAATGGCAAAGCCAAAGGCATTAAGTTTGATACTTTATGCAAGATCTGCGATGTTCTGGACTGTCAGCCCGGCGATCTGCTGGAATTTAAGCGTGAGGACTGA
- a CDS encoding DUF4153 domain-containing protein, with the protein MSEANAKTVQSGKPTVQFSWTMAALLSFPMAFLYVGYVMGFADFRLMTYRNPAVILFTLLYILLISQGAERLERKASSESRIWAGCLLLTAASLCFYQPVSFLALWQILALHLEAVYWTLCRTECLIHNQTSGSFLLEFVWGGLIGPLRRMLLRIHVLSIAVRDYLAHRSGQKLSPGLIGLSLFLAGGIGMLAWSLLSGADPFFAEVAAAAGTILFSGVSPQIMLTLILSLPVGAWLFGLAGGCLASTKPLFSQSQWKTSMARIQVLPAFTTALVLSVLCLIYILFFAVEAFVYLRLLISGAITVTVACQYAVQGFWQLCGIVILNLSVLAALRSISEVPLLTSKWLHAAAKLFCLCTFAFVLLAGFKLGVYTFVFGLTLRRILAVWALSVLSAATLLAFLGLFRNIPAARWTVLYSVTSFTLLCCIPLENWITLL; encoded by the coding sequence ATGAGCGAGGCAAATGCAAAGACAGTGCAAAGCGGTAAACCCACGGTTCAGTTTTCATGGACAATGGCCGCCCTTCTCAGCTTTCCCATGGCCTTTCTGTATGTCGGCTATGTGATGGGGTTTGCGGATTTTCGATTGATGACTTATCGCAATCCAGCCGTAATCCTTTTCACCTTGCTTTATATCCTGCTCATCAGTCAGGGAGCTGAGCGGTTAGAGCGGAAAGCTAGTTCGGAAAGCCGGATCTGGGCGGGCTGCCTGCTGCTCACCGCTGCTTCCTTATGCTTCTATCAGCCCGTCAGCTTCTTAGCGCTGTGGCAAATCCTTGCACTGCATCTGGAAGCTGTCTACTGGACGCTTTGCCGAACAGAGTGTTTGATTCATAATCAGACCAGCGGCAGCTTTCTTCTGGAATTCGTCTGGGGTGGTCTGATTGGGCCACTGCGGCGGATGTTGCTTCGAATTCATGTCTTAAGTATAGCTGTACGGGATTATTTGGCTCATCGCAGCGGTCAGAAGCTGAGTCCTGGATTGATTGGACTCTCACTGTTTCTAGCCGGCGGAATTGGGATGTTGGCGTGGAGCTTGTTAAGCGGCGCCGATCCGTTTTTCGCGGAAGTTGCAGCAGCGGCAGGTACTATTCTGTTCAGCGGAGTTTCACCTCAGATCATGCTTACGCTGATCCTCTCCCTGCCGGTTGGCGCATGGTTGTTCGGCTTAGCCGGAGGATGTTTAGCCTCAACGAAACCCTTGTTTTCTCAGTCTCAATGGAAAACAAGCATGGCCCGAATCCAGGTTTTGCCTGCCTTCACAACAGCCTTAGTCCTCAGCGTGCTGTGTTTGATTTACATTTTGTTCTTTGCTGTGGAAGCCTTTGTTTATCTGCGCCTGCTGATCAGCGGAGCCATCACGGTCACCGTAGCCTGTCAATACGCCGTCCAAGGGTTCTGGCAGCTGTGCGGCATCGTGATCCTCAACCTCAGCGTGCTGGCGGCTCTGCGCAGCATCAGTGAAGTTCCCCTACTTACCTCGAAATGGCTGCATGCGGCAGCAAAGTTGTTCTGTCTGTGCACATTCGCCTTTGTGCTGTTGGCCGGGTTTAAGCTGGGTGTTTACACGTTCGTTTTTGGTTTGACACTACGTCGGATCCTGGCTGTCTGGGCATTGAGTGTACTCAGCGCAGCCACCCTGCTTGCTTTTCTTGGTTTATTTCGAAACATACCAGCTGCCCGCTGGACTGTCTTGTACAGCGTCACTAGCTTTACGCTGTTATGCTGCATTCCATTGGAAAACTGGATTACCCTGCTGTAA
- a CDS encoding DUF2975 domain-containing protein: MNNRKLAFLLKLFVFILAAMGLVVFALAIPELLHSLIEFYGRTFNEELPLQLLSASAALILYIALFLFWQICTRIGRNRSFCTENADGLRWICRLALFDTALCLLGCLYALAINILHPALMLGGLGLMTMGGLIAVAAYTLAYLVTIAEQIQTENELMV, encoded by the coding sequence ATGAATAATCGTAAATTGGCTTTTCTGCTGAAACTGTTTGTTTTCATTTTAGCTGCAATGGGACTTGTCGTTTTTGCACTTGCCATTCCAGAACTGCTGCACAGCTTAATTGAGTTTTACGGCCGAACCTTCAATGAAGAATTGCCGCTGCAGCTGCTCTCCGCTTCAGCCGCGCTCATTCTCTATATTGCGCTGTTCCTGTTTTGGCAAATCTGTACGCGAATTGGAAGGAATCGTTCTTTCTGTACGGAAAACGCGGATGGTTTACGTTGGATCTGCCGCCTGGCTCTGTTTGACACCGCGCTGTGTCTGCTCGGATGTCTGTATGCTCTGGCGATCAATATCCTGCATCCAGCATTGATGTTAGGCGGATTGGGATTAATGACGATGGGTGGGCTCATCGCTGTAGCCGCCTATACCCTGGCCTATCTGGTCACGATTGCCGAACAGATTCAGACTGAGAACGAATTGATGGTGTAG
- the trhA gene encoding PAQR family membrane homeostasis protein TrhA: MFRWFKDVQDPISSYTHFLGACFGVIATAVFIGAGIANQRSLKTILACCVFSASMIALYSASSYYHTLSWDHPHHTLFRKLDHSMIYVLIAGTYTPLCLTYLPGQEGITFAVVIWAIALAGIIAKICWLNAPRILYTLLYLAMGWAVLFDWSGFSKMPSGCLMLIALGGVAYTIGAVIYMIKKPDLSKAWGFHELFHLFILLGSFFHFIAVLVFILL, from the coding sequence ATGTTTCGTTGGTTTAAGGATGTTCAGGATCCGATCAGCAGCTACACCCACTTTCTCGGCGCCTGCTTCGGCGTCATCGCTACCGCGGTGTTTATTGGAGCCGGGATCGCGAACCAACGATCGCTGAAAACCATTCTGGCCTGCTGCGTATTCAGTGCTTCGATGATTGCCCTGTACAGTGCTTCCAGCTATTATCACACATTAAGTTGGGATCATCCGCATCATACGTTGTTCCGCAAGCTGGATCACTCGATGATCTATGTGCTGATTGCCGGCACTTATACGCCGCTGTGTCTGACATATCTGCCGGGTCAGGAAGGAATTACGTTTGCCGTTGTGATCTGGGCGATTGCCCTGGCCGGCATCATTGCCAAGATCTGCTGGCTGAATGCCCCGCGGATCTTGTATACGCTGCTGTATCTGGCAATGGGCTGGGCAGTGCTGTTTGACTGGAGCGGATTCTCCAAAATGCCTTCAGGATGTCTGATGCTGATCGCACTGGGTGGGGTCGCCTATACCATCGGTGCCGTCATCTACATGATCAAAAAGCCGGATCTGTCGAAGGCCTGGGGGTTTCATGAACTGTTTCATCTGTTCATTCTGCTGGGTTCCTTCTTCCACTTCATCGCTGTCCTGGTCTTTATTCTCCTTTAG
- a CDS encoding transposase, translating into MAQITVTAKIKIAPSDDDKVLLTSTMSTYTDACNYVSNYVFQTHNLKQFALNKVLYSDLRDRFGLKSQMAQSVLKTVIARYKTILENQNEWMKPNFKKPQYDLVWNRDYSLTKDCFSVNTLSGRVKLPYFTEGMSQYFDHSIYKFGTAKLVNKHGKYFLHIPVTYEVEECSNDEICNIVGIDRGINFVVATYDSQHKSGFVSGKAIKQMRAHYSKLRKELQMRQTPSSRRRLKAIGSRENRWMQDINHQVSKALVESNPKHTLFVLEDLRDVRSATERVRTKDRYVSVSWSFYDLEQKLAYKAKQTQSLVLKVDPRYTSQCCPVCGHIEKSNRNKKIHLFTCKNCSYQSNDDRIGAMNLYRMGINYLIDSQVPNRVTAE; encoded by the coding sequence ATGGCACAAATTACAGTTACAGCTAAAATAAAGATAGCTCCAAGTGATGATGATAAAGTACTGCTTACTTCTACTATGTCTACATATACAGATGCTTGTAATTATGTTTCAAACTATGTATTCCAAACACACAACTTAAAGCAGTTTGCCCTTAATAAGGTACTGTATTCTGACCTGCGAGATCGGTTTGGCTTAAAATCTCAAATGGCTCAGTCTGTTTTAAAGACGGTTATTGCGAGATATAAAACCATTCTTGAAAATCAGAATGAGTGGATGAAACCTAATTTTAAAAAGCCACAATATGACCTTGTTTGGAATCGAGATTATTCTCTTACGAAGGACTGCTTTTCAGTTAATACATTAAGTGGTCGTGTAAAGCTGCCCTATTTCACTGAGGGTATGTCTCAATATTTTGACCATAGTATCTATAAATTTGGCACAGCCAAACTTGTAAATAAGCATGGTAAATATTTTTTACACATACCCGTTACTTACGAAGTAGAAGAATGTTCTAATGACGAAATTTGCAATATTGTCGGCATCGACAGAGGTATTAACTTTGTTGTTGCTACTTACGATAGTCAACATAAATCGGGTTTTGTTAGCGGTAAAGCTATAAAGCAAATGCGTGCTCATTATTCTAAACTTCGTAAAGAACTACAGATGCGTCAGACTCCATCTTCTAGACGAAGATTGAAGGCTATCGGGTCACGAGAAAACCGTTGGATGCAAGATATTAACCATCAAGTATCAAAGGCACTCGTGGAATCTAACCCAAAGCATACACTCTTTGTTTTAGAAGATTTAAGGGATGTGCGTTCTGCGACAGAACGAGTTCGCACAAAAGACCGTTATGTATCCGTGTCTTGGTCTTTCTATGATTTAGAGCAAAAACTTGCTTATAAAGCGAAACAGACTCAATCTCTTGTGTTAAAAGTAGACCCTCGTTATACAAGTCAGTGTTGTCCGGTATGTGGACATATTGAAAAGTCGAATCGTAACAAGAAAATACATTTGTTTACTTGCAAGAACTGTAGTTATCAATCCAATGATGACCGTATTGGAGCTATGAATCTATATCGTATGGGAATAAACTATCTTATAGATAGTCAAGTACCTAATAGAGTTACAGCAGAGTAA
- a CDS encoding creatininase family protein: MYCMETSWPEVQAYFKTNDCVMIITGSLECHGVHNPLGVDTLVPQALAQRIEKQSEILVLPALPFGCCDYLKGYPGTVSLSSETLRCVVQEIVNSLRTHGARRFLFLNGHGGNLPALEQVALRLNTQGDLGVIANWWQMAKEIDPAWGGGHGGGEETAAMLAICPETVHPERYRDSILKPVSENIQTTGFKTVQFHGVTLTMPQPISVLCDNGWTGPDHPQTATAQWGEAMLEAISQLLVQLISELKTVPLKECYEDQ, translated from the coding sequence ATGTATTGTATGGAAACAAGCTGGCCTGAGGTTCAGGCTTATTTTAAAACCAACGACTGCGTCATGATCATCACCGGAAGTCTGGAATGTCATGGCGTCCACAATCCGCTGGGCGTAGATACGCTGGTGCCGCAGGCCCTGGCTCAGCGGATTGAAAAGCAGAGCGAAATTCTGGTGCTGCCGGCCCTGCCGTTTGGCTGCTGTGATTATCTGAAAGGCTATCCCGGCACGGTCAGTCTCAGCAGTGAAACATTGCGCTGCGTTGTCCAGGAAATCGTCAACAGCCTGCGCACTCACGGTGCCCGCCGGTTTCTTTTTCTGAACGGTCATGGCGGCAATTTGCCGGCTTTGGAACAAGTCGCACTGCGGCTGAATACCCAGGGTGATCTGGGCGTCATCGCCAACTGGTGGCAGATGGCCAAAGAGATCGATCCGGCCTGGGGCGGAGGCCATGGCGGCGGGGAAGAAACAGCGGCGATGTTGGCGATTTGTCCGGAAACCGTGCATCCCGAACGGTACCGGGATTCCATTTTAAAACCTGTCAGCGAAAACATTCAAACGACTGGCTTTAAAACTGTTCAGTTTCACGGTGTTACCCTGACGATGCCCCAACCTATTTCTGTCCTTTGCGATAACGGCTGGACGGGACCGGATCATCCGCAAACCGCAACTGCCCAATGGGGTGAAGCGATGCTGGAAGCCATCAGCCAGCTCCTCGTTCAGCTGATCAGCGAACTGAAAACCGTACCGCTGAAGGAGTGTTATGAAGACCAATAA
- a CDS encoding amidohydrolase: protein MNRNEVLNAAVEEQAQLICKTAEVIWKHPETGFKEWKTSAYLEQIFTDLGYELVKPEGIPGFYADLETGRPGPKLCIMGELDSLICAEHPDCDPQTKAVHACGHHAQAAGLVGAAAALKEPGVLDGLCGSIRLMAVPAEELIEVGYREKLRAEGKIEFFGGKVEFMNRGYFEDVDLCVLIHTFDDPCLKHVYQLAHGNNGCIVKNITVHGLASHAGGSPDKGINALYAAMQALQAVNAMRETFRDDEHIRFHPIITEGGQAVNAIPDEVKIESYVRGASLEAIDQANRRINRAIAASVAAMGATVTLQDRPGYCPMHDDELMNEAALAAMKRIVSEDEILIQTQWGTGCTDMGDLSAVLPTIQPGSSGSIGAYHGKDFQIVDPEKAYIMPAKALVFIADELLQNEAAKAKEIMAQFKPLYASQQAYLADARRRFLDKEAVQLNADGTITLDFQNLE from the coding sequence ATGAATCGAAATGAAGTCTTAAACGCTGCGGTTGAGGAACAAGCCCAGCTTATCTGCAAAACGGCCGAAGTGATCTGGAAACATCCGGAAACCGGGTTCAAAGAATGGAAAACAAGCGCTTATTTGGAACAGATTTTTACCGACCTGGGTTATGAGCTGGTCAAACCGGAAGGCATTCCGGGCTTTTATGCCGATCTGGAAACCGGCCGGCCGGGACCGAAGCTGTGCATCATGGGCGAGCTGGATTCTTTAATCTGTGCGGAACATCCGGATTGTGATCCGCAGACGAAGGCGGTTCATGCCTGCGGCCATCATGCCCAGGCAGCGGGTCTTGTGGGAGCCGCGGCGGCGCTGAAAGAGCCGGGGGTTCTGGATGGATTGTGCGGTTCGATTCGATTAATGGCCGTACCGGCTGAGGAGCTGATTGAAGTCGGATATCGGGAAAAACTGCGGGCTGAAGGGAAGATCGAATTTTTCGGCGGCAAGGTTGAATTTATGAACCGCGGTTATTTTGAAGATGTCGATCTGTGTGTACTGATTCATACCTTTGACGATCCGTGCTTGAAGCATGTCTATCAGCTGGCGCATGGCAACAATGGCTGCATCGTTAAAAACATTACGGTGCATGGGCTGGCTTCGCATGCGGGCGGATCTCCGGATAAGGGCATTAACGCGCTGTATGCGGCAATGCAGGCCTTGCAGGCGGTCAATGCAATGCGTGAGACCTTCCGTGACGACGAGCATATCCGTTTCCATCCGATCATTACCGAAGGTGGACAAGCTGTCAATGCGATTCCGGATGAAGTCAAGATTGAAAGCTATGTCCGCGGTGCTTCGCTGGAAGCGATTGATCAGGCCAATCGTCGGATCAACCGTGCGATTGCGGCATCGGTGGCGGCGATGGGAGCGACGGTGACGCTGCAGGATCGGCCTGGCTATTGCCCGATGCATGATGACGAGCTGATGAACGAAGCAGCGCTGGCTGCCATGAAGCGGATTGTCAGCGAAGATGAAATTTTGATTCAGACGCAATGGGGGACCGGCTGTACGGATATGGGCGATCTGTCCGCGGTGCTGCCGACGATCCAGCCAGGTTCCAGTGGATCCATTGGGGCTTATCACGGCAAGGATTTTCAGATCGTTGATCCGGAAAAAGCCTACATCATGCCGGCCAAGGCACTGGTCTTTATCGCTGATGAGCTGCTTCAGAATGAGGCTGCAAAAGCCAAGGAAATCATGGCCCAGTTTAAGCCGCTCTATGCTTCCCAGCAAGCCTATCTGGCAGATGCCCGGCGGCGTTTTCTGGATAAGGAAGCTGTTCAACTGAATGCGGATGGAACAATCACGCTGGATTTTCAGAACCTGGAATAG